From a region of the Streptacidiphilus albus JL83 genome:
- a CDS encoding urease subunit alpha, producing the protein MHGPRAGDRVRLGDSGLIVRVESDSQHPGDEFLAGFGKTARDGLHLKAAAVRDTCDLVISNVLLIDAVQGIRKTSIGIREGRITAIGRAGNPDTLDNIDITVGTGTTIVSGEGLIATAGAIDTHVHLLSPRIMEASLASGTTTIIGQEFGPVWGVGVNSPWALRHAFNAFDAWPVNIGFLARGSSSNPAPLTEALTEGGACGFKVHEDMGAHTRALDTALRVADDHDVQVALHTDGLNECLSVEDTLAVLAGRTIHAYHIEGCGGGHVPNVLKMAGVPNIIASSTNPTLPYGRDALGEGFGMIVSAHDLKTDLPGDAAMAHDRIRAGTMGAEDILHDLGIIGITSSDAQGMGRAGETVRRTLAMAGKMKHELGPLDGTDSYGDTNSGDDNERVLRYIAKLTINPAIAHGLAHEIGSIEPGKLADIVLWRTDHFGAKPQMVLKAGFPAFGVTGDPNASTDRCEPLVLGPLFGAHGSTPADISVAFVAQAAIDNGDHLPTRRRRVPVKHTRDIGPRNMHRNHRLGTIDVHPTTGLVTLDGEPLQSHAADTVTLNRLYFL; encoded by the coding sequence GTGCACGGTCCGCGGGCGGGGGACCGGGTCAGGCTCGGGGACTCCGGACTGATCGTCCGCGTCGAGTCCGACTCCCAACACCCCGGCGACGAGTTCCTCGCCGGATTCGGCAAGACCGCCCGCGACGGACTCCACCTCAAAGCCGCCGCCGTCCGCGACACCTGCGACCTCGTCATCTCCAACGTCCTACTCATCGACGCCGTCCAAGGCATCCGCAAAACCAGCATCGGCATCCGCGAAGGCCGCATCACCGCCATCGGCCGCGCCGGCAACCCCGACACCCTCGACAACATCGACATCACCGTCGGCACCGGCACCACCATCGTCTCCGGCGAAGGACTCATCGCCACCGCCGGCGCCATCGACACCCACGTCCACCTCCTCTCCCCCCGCATCATGGAAGCCTCCCTCGCCTCCGGCACCACCACCATCATCGGCCAGGAATTCGGACCCGTCTGGGGCGTCGGCGTCAACTCCCCCTGGGCCCTGCGCCACGCCTTCAACGCCTTCGACGCCTGGCCCGTCAACATCGGCTTCCTCGCCCGCGGCTCCTCCAGCAACCCCGCACCCCTCACCGAAGCCCTCACCGAAGGCGGCGCCTGCGGCTTCAAAGTCCACGAAGACATGGGCGCCCACACCCGCGCCCTCGACACCGCCCTCCGCGTCGCCGACGACCACGACGTCCAAGTCGCCCTCCACACCGACGGCCTCAACGAATGCCTCTCCGTCGAAGACACCCTCGCCGTCCTGGCCGGACGCACCATCCACGCCTACCACATCGAAGGCTGCGGCGGCGGACACGTCCCCAACGTCCTCAAAATGGCCGGCGTCCCCAACATCATCGCCTCCAGCACCAACCCCACCCTCCCCTACGGCCGCGACGCCCTCGGCGAAGGCTTCGGCATGATCGTCTCCGCCCACGACCTCAAAACCGACCTCCCCGGCGACGCCGCCATGGCCCACGACCGCATCCGCGCCGGCACCATGGGCGCCGAAGACATCCTCCACGACCTCGGCATCATCGGCATCACCAGCAGCGACGCCCAAGGCATGGGCCGCGCCGGAGAAACCGTCCGCCGCACCCTCGCCATGGCCGGCAAAATGAAACACGAACTCGGCCCCCTCGACGGCACCGACTCCTACGGCGACACCAACAGCGGCGACGACAACGAACGCGTCCTGCGCTACATCGCCAAACTCACCATCAACCCCGCCATCGCCCACGGCCTCGCCCACGAAATCGGCTCCATCGAACCCGGCAAACTCGCCGACATCGTCCTGTGGCGCACCGACCACTTCGGCGCCAAACCCCAAATGGTCCTCAAAGCCGGCTTCCCCGCCTTCGGCGTCACCGGCGACCCCAACGCCTCCACCGACCGCTGCGAACCCCTCGTCCTCGGACCCCTCTTCGGCGCCCACGGCTCCACCCCCGCCGACATCTCCGTCGCCTTCGTCGCCCAAGCCGCCATCGACAACGGCGACCACCTCCCCACCCGCCGCCGCCGCGTCCCCGTCAAACACACCCGCGACATCGGCCCCCGCAACATGCACCGCAACCACCGCCTCGGCACCATCGACGTCCACCCCACCACCGGACTCGTCACCCTCGACGGCGAACCCCTCCAATCCCACGCCGCCGACACCGTCACCCTCAACCGCCTCTACTTCCTCTG
- the ureA gene encoding urease subunit gamma — protein sequence MRLIPTERDRLLIFTAAELARTRRARGLRLNVPEASALIADTVCEAARDGRRLAEAIAAGRAVLGADDVLPGVPDVLTQLQVEAVFDDGTRLCVIDSPFHGAVPLGPDAPGAAIPGDGAGYEPAAPVVRLPVRNRAAVPISVSSHFHFFEANPRLAFDRSAAYGMRLAVPAGSTVRFDVGTTVEVGLLPIGGARIAIGFAGLVDGPLDAPGAREAALTKARATGYLTEYTEAGS from the coding sequence ATGCGACTGATACCGACCGAGCGGGACCGGCTGCTGATCTTCACAGCGGCCGAACTGGCCCGCACCCGCCGCGCGCGCGGGCTGCGCCTCAACGTCCCGGAGGCGAGCGCGCTGATAGCGGACACCGTCTGCGAGGCGGCCCGTGACGGCCGCCGGCTGGCCGAGGCCATCGCCGCCGGGCGGGCCGTGCTCGGCGCGGACGACGTCCTGCCCGGCGTCCCGGACGTGCTGACCCAGCTCCAGGTGGAGGCGGTGTTCGACGACGGCACCCGGCTCTGCGTCATCGACAGCCCGTTCCACGGCGCGGTCCCGCTCGGCCCGGACGCCCCCGGCGCGGCCATCCCCGGCGACGGCGCGGGCTACGAGCCCGCCGCGCCGGTGGTGCGGCTGCCGGTGCGCAACCGGGCGGCGGTGCCGATCAGCGTCTCCTCGCACTTCCACTTCTTCGAGGCCAACCCACGGCTGGCCTTCGACCGCTCCGCCGCGTACGGGATGCGACTGGCCGTCCCGGCCGGCTCCACCGTCCGCTTCGACGTCGGTACGACGGTCGAGGTCGGACTGCTGCCGATCGGCGGCGCGCGGATCGCCATCGGCTTCGCCGGACTGGTCGACGGCCCGCTGGACGCCCCCGGCGCCCGCGAGGCCGCCCTCACCAAGGCCCGCGCCACGGGCTACCTCACCGAGTACACGGAGGCCGGATCGTGA
- a CDS encoding TetR/AcrR family transcriptional regulator gives MPDRRTEILRAATRVIARRGVRGLRVAELAAEAEVSVALIYYHFTDRAGLLHRTLEFINDRADRYTAERDAGTGEPDPRTDLEQALLLELQDVPEVRENSIAWGELRASAAFEPELREDLAKATLSWVHEIAELLGQARPAGTAPAHAAAAERLTCLLEGLSVRWHSGSIPLDHARRLLREAIDLELSRP, from the coding sequence GTGCCAGACCGTCGAACCGAGATCCTCAGGGCCGCCACCCGCGTCATCGCCCGCCGGGGCGTGCGCGGCCTGCGCGTGGCCGAACTCGCGGCAGAGGCGGAGGTGTCCGTCGCGCTGATCTACTACCACTTCACCGACCGGGCCGGCCTGCTGCACCGGACGCTGGAGTTCATCAACGACCGCGCGGACCGCTACACCGCCGAGCGGGACGCCGGCACCGGCGAGCCCGACCCGCGGACCGACCTGGAGCAGGCCCTGCTGCTGGAGCTCCAGGACGTCCCGGAGGTCCGCGAGAACAGCATCGCCTGGGGGGAGCTCCGGGCCAGCGCGGCCTTCGAGCCCGAGCTCCGCGAGGACCTGGCCAAGGCCACGCTCAGCTGGGTGCACGAGATCGCCGAGCTGCTCGGCCAGGCCCGCCCGGCCGGCACCGCCCCGGCGCACGCGGCCGCCGCCGAGCGGCTGACCTGCCTGCTGGAGGGGCTGAGCGTGCGCTGGCACAGCGGCTCGATCCCGCTCGACCACGCCCGGCGACTGCTCCGCGAGGCCATCGACCTGGAGCTGAGCCGCCCGTAG
- a CDS encoding agmatine deiminase family protein, which produces MTLRMPAEWTEHERCLMAWPTRAELWGDALEEARSEYAQVARAIAGFEPVTMVACPGQGADAAARCGEGVEVLELPIDDSWFRDSGPIFVTGPDGERAGVDFRFNSWGEKHFPWDTDDRISAALLEHFGVTRHESSMILEGGAITVDGEGTLITTEQCLLNPNRNPGLSREQIEAELIARLGVTKVIWLPYGGLDDYETDGHVDGVCAFVAPGRVVVQLPSDPAHPDFERMRANRAVLETATDARGERLEIVDLPQSAFVDVEGKRTEVGYLNFYIANGGVVVPVAGVPEDEAALAVIAAALPGRKVVGVRSRVIAFGGGGVHCITQQVPVGGSAG; this is translated from the coding sequence ATGACTCTGCGTATGCCCGCCGAGTGGACCGAGCACGAGCGCTGCCTGATGGCCTGGCCGACCCGGGCCGAGCTGTGGGGCGACGCCCTGGAGGAGGCCCGGAGCGAGTACGCCCAGGTGGCTCGCGCCATCGCCGGGTTCGAACCGGTCACCATGGTCGCCTGCCCGGGGCAGGGCGCGGACGCCGCCGCCCGCTGCGGGGAGGGCGTCGAGGTGCTGGAGCTGCCGATCGACGACTCCTGGTTCCGCGACTCCGGACCGATCTTCGTGACCGGTCCGGACGGCGAGCGCGCCGGGGTGGACTTCCGCTTCAACTCCTGGGGCGAGAAGCACTTCCCCTGGGACACCGACGACCGGATCAGCGCCGCGCTGCTGGAGCACTTCGGCGTCACCCGCCACGAGTCCTCGATGATCCTGGAGGGCGGGGCGATCACCGTGGACGGGGAGGGCACGCTGATCACCACCGAGCAGTGCCTGCTCAACCCCAACCGCAACCCGGGGCTGAGCCGGGAGCAGATCGAGGCCGAGCTGATCGCGCGGCTCGGCGTCACCAAGGTGATCTGGCTGCCCTACGGCGGCCTGGACGACTACGAGACCGACGGGCACGTCGACGGCGTCTGCGCCTTCGTCGCCCCCGGCAGGGTCGTGGTGCAGCTGCCGAGCGACCCGGCCCACCCCGACTTCGAGCGGATGCGGGCCAACCGCGCCGTGCTGGAGACGGCGACCGACGCCCGAGGGGAGCGGCTGGAGATCGTCGACCTGCCGCAGAGCGCGTTCGTCGACGTCGAGGGCAAGCGCACGGAGGTCGGCTACCTCAACTTCTACATCGCCAACGGCGGGGTCGTCGTCCCGGTCGCCGGGGTGCCCGAGGACGAGGCGGCGCTGGCCGTCATCGCCGCCGCGCTGCCGGGACGCAAGGTCGTCGGCGTCCGCTCCCGGGTGATCGCCTTCGGCGGCGGCGGCGTCCACTGCATCACCC